One Caenibius sp. WL genomic window, CCACCAGCAAGGTCCACACCGCGCTGCGGATCGATCCGGCCTATACCGGGCCGGTGATCCATGTGCTCGACGCCAGCCGCGCGGTGGGCGTGGCCTCGCAGCTTCTCTCGGATACGCAGCGCGACGGCATCGTTGAAAACACGGCGGCGGAATATGCGAAGATCCGCGAAGCGCGCGAAGGCAAGGGGCAGACCAAGCTGCTCACGCTGGCCGAAGCGCGGGCCAACGCTTTCACGCCAGATTTTGCCGACAAGCCCGCCGCGCCCGCGCAGCCGGGGCTGCACCGGTTCGACGACTGGGACCTTACCGATCTGGTCGAATGCTTCGACTGGACGCCGTTCTTCCGCGCATGGGAACTGGCGGGCACGTACCCCGCGATCCTTCAGGACGAGGTGGTGGGCGAAAGCGCGCGCAGCCTCTATGCCGATGCGCAGGCGATGCTGGCCCGCATCGTCGAGGAAAAGTGGCTGACCGCGCGCGGTGTCGCCGCGTTCTGGCCGTGCCGCCGGGACGGGGATGACGTGATTCTCACCGATGGCGATGTCCGCCTGCCGTTCCTCCGCCAGCAGTTCCCCAAAAGCCGGGGCCGGGCCAATTTCTGTCTGGCCGATTTCATCGATCCGGCGGGCGACTGGCTGGGCGGGTTCGCTGTCGGCATCCACGGGATCGAGCCGCATCTCGCCCGGTTCAAGGAAAACCACGACGACTATTCGGATATCCTACTGAAAGCGCTGGCCGACCGGTTCGCCGAAGCGTTCGCCGAACGGCTGCATCAGCATGTCCGCATGGTGCTGTGGGGCTATGCGCCGGACGAGCAGTTCACCAACGAGGCGCTGATCCGCGAAGAATATCGCGGCATCCGCCCCGCGCCGGGCTATCCCGCCTGCCCCGATCACAGCTTGAAGCCGATCCTGTTCGATCTGCTGGACGCGGGGACCAATGCGGGGATCACGCTGACCGAAAGCCAGGCGATGTTGCCGACCTCGGCCGTCTCGGGCTTCTATTTCGGCCATCCCGAAAGCCAGTATTTCGGTGTGGCGCGGATCGGGCACGATCAGTTGGAAGATTATGCCGGGCGGCGCGGTATCGATCTGGCGGCGGCGGAACGCTGGCTGAGGCCGAATCTCGACTGAGGCGGTCCGCGCGCCGCTATGCCGCGCCGTGCGGGATGAGGCGTTCCGGCCTAGAGTCTCAGGCTGAGCGTCTGCCGGGTGCGGTATTTGCGCGCCAGTTCGCCATAGGCGCTGACCAGCTTCTCGTGCATCGCACGCTGTTCCGTGCTGGCGGCGCCCTGCGCCAGATCGCGGTGTTCGCGGGCCCGGCGGCGATAGTAATCGTAGCGGGTGGGAATCATTCGCCTCTCCTCCAAGCGGAGAGATAAAGCCAGGACGGGGCCAGAAAAATTGATTGCGGTCAAAATGGTCCGCCGCATGGTGAAATATCCGCCCGAACGGGCGGCCGGAGGATGTGCCACTGTGGGATTCCGGCCCGGAATTGGGCCATGCGTGCCGCAATTTGCGTGATACTATCGCGCCATGATGACGCCCGATCCCGTTTCTCCGCCCCGCCGTTCGGTCTGGCCCCATCGTCCGGCGCGCCTCGCTCTGCTGGCCCCTTGCCTGGCGGCCGTGGCCGTGGCGGCGATTCCCGCGCAGGAACTGATCGCGCAGACGCGCGGCGATCCCTACACCGTCAAGGAAACGGGGCGCGGCTTTGCCCGGTTGCAGGATGCGGTGAACGCCATCGGCGGCGGCACCGGAACGATCACGATTGCGCCGGGCCGCTATGCCGATTGCGCGGTGCAGACAGCGGGCGATGTCACCTATTCCGCCGCGCAGCCGGGGCAGGTGATTTTCGATGGCACGGTGTGCGAAGACAAGGCGGCGCTGGTGCTGCGCGGCTATAATGCCGCCGTATCGGGCATCACGTTCCAGAATATGAAATCGTCCGATGGCAACGGCGCGGGCATCCGGCTGGAAAAGGGTCATCTCACTGTCGCGCAAAGCTGGTTCAAGGACAGCCAGGAAGGCATTCTCACCGCGGCGGACCCTAGGGGCCGGATCGTGATCGACAAATCGACGTTCACCAATCTCGGCACCTGCGCCTATTCGGGCGGCTGTTCGCACGCGATCTATGTCGGCGAATACGGTTCGCTGCGGGTAACCCGCAGCCGGTTCGAGCGCGGGGCGGGGGGCCACTACCTCAAGAGCCGTGCGGCGCGGGTGGAAATCGCCAGCAACAGCTTCGACGATTCGCAGGGGCGGTGGAGCAATTACCTGATCGATCTGCCGATGGGTTCCACCGGGCAGATCACCAACAACTGGTTCGTGCAGGGCCCCGATCACGAGAACCATTCGGCGCTCATCGCTGTGGCCGCAGAGGAGCGCAAGAACAGCTCCGACGGGTTGGTGATCGCGGGCAACGATGCCCGTCTCGCGCCCAAAGTGCCGTGGAGCACGGTTTTCGTCGCCGACTGGTCGGGCAACCGGCTGGAGATCGGCCAGAACACGCTGGGGCCGGGCATCAAGCGGTTCGAAAAGCGCTGATTCCGGCCCTTGCAGGTTGACGCAGAACGCGGTTGGGATTCCGGGATTTTCTTTTTAATTGAAAGAGTTGTGCCTATTCGGTGTGACTTTTCGCGGGTCTCCCCTTCTAGATGGGCAATGGCGTTGATCGATGATTGGCAGGCGACCCCGCACCGGCCCTGCATGGCAGATTGCAGCCGTGTAGGAAAACGAAGGTAGGAGAGAGGGCAACCGGTTGGCGGCCGCCAGCGTGGCGGGGTCGCCTGATCGCGCCTTATTTCAGCAAGTGCCCCGAACGGTCGCGCTTGGTCGCCAGATAGTGGGCGTTGTGCGGATTGGGCGGCAACTCGTGGGGAACGCGTTCGGCAATCGCCACCCCTTCGGCCGCCAGCGCATCGACTTTGGCCGGATTGTTCGTCATCAGCCGGATGGCATTGACCCCCAGCAGCGCGAGCATCCGCGCCGCGACGGGGAAATCGCGCGCTTCATCGGGCAGGCCCAGCCGGCGGTTGGCGTCCACCGTGTCGAAGCCCTGATCCTGCAGGCGATAGGCGCGCAGCTTGTTGATCAGCCCGATCCCGCGCCCTTCCTGCCGCAAGTACAGCAGCACGCCCCAGCCGCCCTGCTCCGCCTCTGCCGCCATGGCGCGCAGCGCGGCATCGAGTTGCGGCCCGCAATCGCATTTCAGACTGCCGAGGATATCCCCCGTCAGGCATTCGGAATGAAGCCGGACCAGCGGCGCACGGTCGGCCGATTGCTGCCCGATGACCAGCGCGACATGTTCGCGCAGATCGTCGGCGCTGCGGAAAGCGACGATTTCGGCCGATTCGCAGGCCGCCACCGGCAGGCGCGCACGGGTGGCGATAGTGAGGCGGGCGGTATCCTTCCACGCGGCGAGATCGCCGGCGGCCACCGGCTGCGCTTCGCCCGCACCGGCCGGATCGACCAGGAACGCGGGCAGCACCCCGGCCAGCCGGGCCAGTTCCATCGCCGCCGTCGCCGTGTCTCGCCAGGCGAGCGTTTCGGCCAGGAACGGCCCTTTGAGCGGATTGCCGAGATCGAGCGCCGGGTCCGCGATCGGCCGCGCGCTGGCCAGCGTGAACGGTTCCGCGCCCCGGATCAGCACCGGGGCATGGAGCTCTGCCGCCTCGCGCTGGTTGGCGAGCTTGAGCGTGGCCGCGCGGGCGGCGGAAATCAGCATTTCGCCCGCTTCGGCCCCGGTGGCGATAGCGGTTTCCACCGGCAGCAGCACCGGGCCCTGTTCCATGGCCAGCGGCCAGCCGTGGCGCAGCGCATCGATCGCCTGCGCCACGCGGCGGGCGCCGCTGGGCGGCGTGATGCTCACAGAGTGAAATCCGTGATCAACGGTATGTGGTCGCTCGGCTGGTCCCACCGCCGGGTTTCCTCGACGAAGCGGTGGGCGATGGACTGCGCGGCGAGATCGGGCGAGGCCCACATATGGTCGAGCCTGCGGCCCTGATCCTTCTGCCGCCAGTAGGAGCGATAGCTCCACCACGAGTAATTCCGTTCCGGCGCGGGGATATGCTTGCGCCCGAGATCGACCCAGCCGTGCGCATCGGCGAGGCGGCCCAGCGTTTCGACTTCGACCGGAGTGTGGCTGACGACTTTGAGCAGCGCCTTGTGGCTGTAGACGTCGCATTCCAGCGGGGCGATGTTGAAATCGCCGACCAGCAGCGTCGGCCGATCTAGCTTTTCGGACCACCGCGTCATCCGTTCGATGAAATCCAGCTTCTGCCCGAACTTGGGATTGACCGTGCGATCGGGAATGTCGCCGCCCGCCGGGATATAGACGTTTTCCAGCACCATCCCCTGCCCGGGGCCGAGCAGTTCGACACCCACATGGCGGGCTTCGCCGTTGTCCTGCCAGTCGTTGCGGCTGTATTCGCGCAAGGGGATGCGGCTGACCGTGGCCACGCCGTGATAGCCCTTCTGCCCGTGCACGGCGCGATGGGTGTAGCCCAGCCGTTCGAACATATCGTGCGGGAACAGGGTCTCCGCGACCTTGATTTCCTGCAGGCACAACACATCGGGCGCCTGTTCGGTGAGAAAGCGTTCGACCTGATCGATCCGCAACCGGACCGAATTGATATTCCAAGTGGCAATGGTGACCATGGACAGGGCTTTAGAGCATCGCGCGCAAAAGTGGGAACCGGTTTTGCGCAAAAAGCGATGCGGCGAGAGAACGAGCATCGGACGCAAAAGTGGGAACTGGGCGATGGCTGCTGGCAGCAGGTCGGCCGAACTCCGGCTTCCACCGCCCGGCACGCGTTCGACAAGCTGGAGAGGAGCGGAGAGCGGGGCAATCCCCGAAAAACGTAAACCCTCGCCCCGGGGGCAAATAGGGGCGAGGGTTCGTTCGAGCGTTCGTCACGCTACCAAGGCGGTCTTGGGGAAGAGGCTAGGGCAACAGGGGGGAAACCCGCCTCGATCCGCCTTGTGGGACTATAGATAGGGTAAGGAGGCTTGCTCTTCTATGAACAGGCATTCACGTTTTGCCGTATCGCCTGCACATTGCCGCGACCGCCCGTTTACCCTGTGCGACGACCCGTGCGGCGGGGATCGCGATAGGTAAACGTGCTGTCCGCCACCGCCATGCCGTAGCGCTGATTCGAAAGGCGGATCGTGGTGCGCTTGTTCTGCGAATCGAGCGCGACCCAGCTGACCAGTTCCATGCCGCCCGGCGCGCTGCCATCGCGCATGAAAATCAGCGTGATGCGGCCGTATTCGGGGCGCTTGGGATCGCGCACTTCGATGCTGACGACGCCCGGATTGCCGGTGGGAACCAGCTTGCCATAGCGGGCGACATCGCGGCTGGGATCGAGCAGCGCGCCCAGCGGGCTGTTCTTGATCGGCCAGCGCTGGACCTGCCGGACTTCGTAATCGATCATGGTCAGAGCCTTGCCGTCGCTGACGATCAGCATCGGCACGCTCTTTTCATATTCGAATCGAATCTTGCCCGGCCGCTTCAGCGTCAGCACGCCCGAAATGCTCTGCCCGCTGCGATCGGTCTGGACGAAATTGGCCTGCATGGTGGAAATGGCGCGCAAGGCGCTCACCGCGCGGTCGAGATCGCCGCTTTGCGCCGTCTGCGCGGCCAGCGGCGGCGCGACAAGCGTTGCAGCGGGAACGGCCACGGCGGTCAGTGCCGCCATGGCCCAGCGAATCAGCCTGTTCGAAGATGTCATCAAGTCGTTCATGCCCTTTGCGCTACGAATGCGGAAAAGCACTAATGTAGCGGGCTTGAACTTGGTGTGAACCCGGTGAAGGTCCTTACTTGATCTTGGCTTCCTTGAATTCCACGTGCTTGCGCGCAACCGGATCGTACTTACGGAAAGTGAGCTTTTCCGTGATGTTGCGCGGATTTTTCTTGGTCACGTAGAAGAAGCCGGTGTCGGCGGTGGAGACCAGCTTGATCTTGACGGTTGCGGGCTTCGCCATGGCGTATTCCTAAATTCCTGTAAGGCCGGTCTGTGGCCGAAAAAATATGAAAGCGGCGCACGCGGCACCGCCCCTACAGGGCCGGGCCATTGCGACAGGCCGGGGGAAAAGTCAAGCGAGGGTGACCCTGATCGCAGTTTCGTCTGCGGCCCTGCGGCTCTACCAGTCCACTTTGCCGCGATTGGCTTTCACCGTGCCGCGGATTTTCTTGCCGTCGAGCCGTTTCTGCTTGCCCACACGGTTCAATTGCGACTTCTTGCGCTTGGCGGGCGTGATTTCCGCCTTGGCGATCAGATCGGCCAGGCGCGCGCGGGCTTCGGCCCGATTCGCTTCCTGCGTGCGGTGGGTGCGCGCGGTCAGCACGATTTCGCCCCGCGCGGTCATCCTGCTGCCCGCCAGCGCTTTCAACCGGTGGAACACCGGCGGCGGCAGGCGCAGCGCGAAGACATCCAGCCGCAATTGCACGGCGGTGGCCACCTTGTTGACGTTCTGCCCGCCGGGGCCGGAAGAGGCGATGAAGCTTTCTTCCGCCAGCGCCAGCGCGCGGGGCACGGCGCTGTTCTCGCTCACGCCTGCCTCATTTCCGGCCTCATGCCGGGGCGTCGGCCCCGTCCAGCGCGATTCCCAGCGCAAGGAAATCGGCGGGCAGGGGTGCCACGGCGGTAATCGGCGGCTTGCCGTCGCGGGGAAGGGACAGCGCGCGGGCGTGGAGCATGGTGCGCCCGGCGCGCGGATCGGCCCGGCCATAGACCGGATCACCCAGCAGCGCGTGGCCGAGGCCCGCCGCCGCATGGACGCGAATCTGGTGGGTGCGCCCGGTCAGCGGGCGGAACTCCACAGCTGTCAGCCCCCGGTGCACCGCCAGCCGCCGCCAGTGGGTGATGGAAGGCTTGCCCTTCTTCGCCGGGATCATTTTCCAGCCCCCGCTGGCCGAACTGATCTTGGAAAGGGACAATTCGATCGTCCCTTCCTCCGATGCCACTTCACCCGCGACGAGGCCGATATAGACCTTTTCCACCTGCCGCGCTTCGAACGCGGCGGCAAAGCGTTTCAGCGCGCGCGGATTGCGGGCCAGCAGCAGGCAGCCGGACGTGTCGGTGTCGATCCGGTGTGCGGGGGCAGGCGGGCGCTGGAAGCCGAGCTTGAGCGCTTCCAGATGGTCTTCCAGACTGGCGCCGCCCTTGCGCGGGCGTTCGATGGGCAGGCCGCCCGGTTTGTCGATCACCAGCGCTTCGCCGTCTTCGAACAGGATGCGGGACATAAGGTCCACCGGGCCGCTCACGCCAGCGCCCCGGCGATTCGGGCCAGGGCTTCGTCCAGCACCGCATCGTCGGCGGCGAAGCTGATCCGGAAGCCGTCCTTCCCGCCGAAAGCCGAAGCGGCGACCACGGCGACCCCGTGATCGAGCAGATGCAGCGCCAGTTGCCCGTCATCGCCGAACCGCTCCATCAACGGCGCGGCGTCGATATAGCAGTAGAACGCGCCATCGGGCGTGGGGGTGGAAAGGCCGGGCACCGCGTTGATCGCGGCCACCACCTTGTCGCGCCGCGTGCGGAACCGTTCGCGCCAGTCGGCGAGGAAATCCTGCGGCCCTTCGAACGCCGCCGCCGCCGCCGCCTGGCTGATCGAACAGGGATTGCCGGTGGAATTGGATTGCAGCCGCACCATGCCGTCGATCAGCCATTGCGGCCCGGTGGCGACGCCGATGCGGAAGCCGGTCATCGCGTGGCTCTTGGAAACGCCGGAGACGGTGCAGATCCGGTCCGCCAGATCGGGGCACAGCGTGGCCAGCGTGGCATGCGGGGCATCGGTGTAATTGAGCGGGGCGTAGATATCGTCGGACAGCACCATGACTTGCGGATGGCGGCGCAGCACGGCGCCGATCGCCTGGAGCATCGCGGCGGGATAGACCGCGCCGGTCGGATTGCCGGGGCTGTTGAGCAGCAGCCACCGGGTCGACGGGGTGATGAGCGCTTCGAAATCGGCGGCATCGAAGCGGAAATTGTCCCGCGCATGGGTGATCAGCGGCACGGCCTTGCCGCCCGCGAAACGGACGATCTGCGGATAGCTGACCCACCATGGCACCGGCACGATCACTTCCTCGCCTGCGTTGATCGTGGCCAGCAGCGCGTTGAAGATCGCCTGCTTGCCCCCGTTGCAGACGATCACCCGCTCTGCTTCGGTGGCGATGCCGAGATCGCGCCGGAAGTGGTGCGCGGCCGCTTCGCGCAGGCGCGCGGTGCCCGCAACCGGGGTGTAGCGCGTCTGCCCTTCGTCAAGCGCCTGCTTGGCCGCTGCGATCACATGCGGCGGCGTGGCGAAATCGGGTTCGCCGACGGAGAGCGAAATGATGTCGCGCCCCTGTTCGCGCAGAGCGGTGGCGCGGTCGGTCATCGCATTGGTGCCGGACACCGCGATCCGTTGCAGCGACTGGGACAGACGGGGGAGAGTCATGACAGCAATTCCGCTTTCATCAGCCCGCGCAGGGCATTGCCGATCAGGAAACCATCGGCGAGATCGTCGAGAGTGAGGTCCGCCTCGCGCGCCTGGCCCGCTTCGATCAGCGAGCGGCGCAGCACGCCAGGCAGCAGGCCGAGCGCGGCGGGCGGGGTGCGCAGCACGCCATCGTCTCCGGGGACGAAAATCGTGGTGAAGCTACCTTCGGTCAGCAGCCCGTCATCGCGCAGGAACAGCGCTTCGGCCGCACCCGCCCCGCGCGCGGTGGTGAGCGCGAGATCGTAGAGCGCGCGGTCGCTGGTCTTGTGGCGCAGCCGGGTGTCGGCCGGATCGAGCGGCAACGGCAGCAGCGCGCAGCGGACGGGTTCGCCCAGCGGCGCGGGCAAAGGCCCGGCTTCCAGCGCGGTGGCCCCGCTGCGGGCGAGCATGAGACGGATGCGGGCCGGATGCTCCAGCTCGAAACAGGTGGCATGGATCTGGTTGCGCGCGGCGTGGCGATCGAACGCGAAGCCCAGCGTGGCCGCGCTCTGCTTGATGCGCTCCAGATGCAGTTCGAGCAATGCGATGCCCTGTTCCGGATCGAAGCGCATGGTTTCGATCAGGTCGCAGGCGGCGGCGGCAGACTGACGCACGAAATCTCCCTTAATCAGACACTCGCGCCATTCCGGCAGGCATTGCGAATCCGCGACCACCGCCGAGCCCACGCCGAGCACCGCGCGCCCCGTCCCATTTTCCCCGGGGGAGAGGCGCAATGTGCGGATTGCCACATTGAAGGCCGCACGGCTAGGTCCCTCTGCCGCATCGCCGGTCACGGGCCGTTCGATCCAGCCGATTGCCCCGCAATAGGGGCCGCGCGGCCGGCTTTCTACCGCATCGATCAGTTCCATCGCGCGAATCTTGGGCGCACCGGTGATCGATCCGCAGGGAAACAGCGCGCGGACCACGTCCATCGCCCCTTTGCCGGGCTGCAGCGTGGCGTTGATCGTCGACACCATCTGATGCACGGTGGGATAGGTTTCGACGGTGAAAGGCGCTTCCACCCGCACGCTGCCCGGTTCGCACACGCGCGACAGGTCGTTGCGCATCAGGTCCACGATCATCAGGTTTTCCGCCCGGTCCTTCACCGAACGGGCCAGTTCCTCGCGGTGGCTCTCGTCCTGCGCCGTGTCGCGCCCGCGCGGGCGGGTGCCTTTCATCGGCTTGGCCTTGGCCGAAGCATCGCGCAGCGAAACGAACAGTTCGGGCGAAAAGCTCAGCAGCCAGTGCGATCCGTCGAACACCACCCCGCCATACCCCGCCGCCGCCACCGGGCGGATCGTGGCATAGAGCGCCAGCGGATCACCACGATAGCCGCCCGCCAGTGGGAACGTCAGATTGGCCTGATAGATATCGCCCGCTTCGATCGCCGCGCGCAGCGTGTCGAACATGCTGGCGTAGGCGCCGGGGGACACTTGCGGATCGAGCGGGCCGATCGCGGGCGGAGGATCGCCCTGCGCGCGGGCGGCCAGCCACTGCGGCATCTGCCCGGCGGGAATGGTTTCGTAGCTATCGAACAGGCCGAGCCACACCAACGGGCCATCGGCGCCGGTGCGGCGTGCGGCGCGTTCGGCCAGCCGGGGTTCCAGCGCCAGCCCCGCTTCGTAGGCGACATAGCCCGCCAGCGCGCCGCCGCGTTCGGTCAGCGCGGCATCGGCGGCGGCCAGCACGGGGGCGACTTCCGCGGGCCTGCGGGCGATGAACAGGGCGCGCGGATCGGTGAACAGGCGCGCATCGCTGGCCCGCTGGGCGCGGGCATCGTCGAGCAGGACAAAGGGTCGCGGCGCGGACATTCCTGCCGCCTTACCGTGCCGCCGCCGAAAGAAAACCCGTTGCGTGGTTTCGGCGGCGCTGGCCGCTATCCATGCAAGCGTGCTTGACGGCCATTTGCGCGCGTTCCACACATTGGCCAGCCAATCCGGCAGGGCATGGGACAGGGACGCATGAGCGATATTTTCATTGGGCTGGGCGCGAACGGCGAACGGCAGGTGCTCAATCTCAAGCGGGCCAACCGCCACGGGCTGGTCGCCGGGGCGACGGGCACCGGCAAGACGGTCACTCTGCAAGGCATCGCCGAAAGCTTTTCGGCCGTGGGCGTGCCGGTATTCCTGGCCGATGTGAAAGGCGATCTGTCGGGGATTTCGATGCCCGGCTCGCACGATCTCAAGAATGCCGCTTCGCTGGAGGCGCGGGCGAAGGAACTGGGCATGGACGACTATGCCTATGCCGACAATCCCGCGATCTTCTGGGATCTGTTTGG contains:
- a CDS encoding right-handed parallel beta-helix repeat-containing protein, translating into MMTPDPVSPPRRSVWPHRPARLALLAPCLAAVAVAAIPAQELIAQTRGDPYTVKETGRGFARLQDAVNAIGGGTGTITIAPGRYADCAVQTAGDVTYSAAQPGQVIFDGTVCEDKAALVLRGYNAAVSGITFQNMKSSDGNGAGIRLEKGHLTVAQSWFKDSQEGILTAADPRGRIVIDKSTFTNLGTCAYSGGCSHAIYVGEYGSLRVTRSRFERGAGGHYLKSRAARVEIASNSFDDSQGRWSNYLIDLPMGSTGQITNNWFVQGPDHENHSALIAVAAEERKNSSDGLVIAGNDARLAPKVPWSTVFVADWSGNRLEIGQNTLGPGIKRFEKR
- the ribA gene encoding GTP cyclohydrolase II, whose protein sequence is MEQGPVLLPVETAIATGAEAGEMLISAARAATLKLANQREAAELHAPVLIRGAEPFTLASARPIADPALDLGNPLKGPFLAETLAWRDTATAAMELARLAGVLPAFLVDPAGAGEAQPVAAGDLAAWKDTARLTIATRARLPVAACESAEIVAFRSADDLREHVALVIGQQSADRAPLVRLHSECLTGDILGSLKCDCGPQLDAALRAMAAEAEQGGWGVLLYLRQEGRGIGLINKLRAYRLQDQGFDTVDANRRLGLPDEARDFPVAARMLALLGVNAIRLMTNNPAKVDALAAEGVAIAERVPHELPPNPHNAHYLATKRDRSGHLLK
- a CDS encoding exodeoxyribonuclease III, whose product is MVTIATWNINSVRLRIDQVERFLTEQAPDVLCLQEIKVAETLFPHDMFERLGYTHRAVHGQKGYHGVATVSRIPLREYSRNDWQDNGEARHVGVELLGPGQGMVLENVYIPAGGDIPDRTVNPKFGQKLDFIERMTRWSEKLDRPTLLVGDFNIAPLECDVYSHKALLKVVSHTPVEVETLGRLADAHGWVDLGRKHIPAPERNYSWWSYRSYWRQKDQGRRLDHMWASPDLAAQSIAHRFVEETRRWDQPSDHIPLITDFTL
- a CDS encoding outer membrane lipoprotein carrier protein LolA, which gives rise to MTSSNRLIRWAMAALTAVAVPAATLVAPPLAAQTAQSGDLDRAVSALRAISTMQANFVQTDRSGQSISGVLTLKRPGKIRFEYEKSVPMLIVSDGKALTMIDYEVRQVQRWPIKNSPLGALLDPSRDVARYGKLVPTGNPGVVSIEVRDPKRPEYGRITLIFMRDGSAPGGMELVSWVALDSQNKRTTIRLSNQRYGMAVADSTFTYRDPRRTGRRTG
- the rpmG gene encoding 50S ribosomal protein L33, translating into MAKPATVKIKLVSTADTGFFYVTKKNPRNITEKLTFRKYDPVARKHVEFKEAKIK
- the arfB gene encoding alternative ribosome rescue aminoacyl-tRNA hydrolase ArfB gives rise to the protein MSENSAVPRALALAEESFIASSGPGGQNVNKVATAVQLRLDVFALRLPPPVFHRLKALAGSRMTARGEIVLTARTHRTQEANRAEARARLADLIAKAEITPAKRKKSQLNRVGKQKRLDGKKIRGTVKANRGKVDW
- a CDS encoding RNA pseudouridine synthase yields the protein MSRILFEDGEALVIDKPGGLPIERPRKGGASLEDHLEALKLGFQRPPAPAHRIDTDTSGCLLLARNPRALKRFAAAFEARQVEKVYIGLVAGEVASEEGTIELSLSKISSASGGWKMIPAKKGKPSITHWRRLAVHRGLTAVEFRPLTGRTHQIRVHAAAGLGHALLGDPVYGRADPRAGRTMLHARALSLPRDGKPPITAVAPLPADFLALGIALDGADAPA
- a CDS encoding pyridoxal phosphate-dependent aminotransferase, producing MTLPRLSQSLQRIAVSGTNAMTDRATALREQGRDIISLSVGEPDFATPPHVIAAAKQALDEGQTRYTPVAGTARLREAAAHHFRRDLGIATEAERVIVCNGGKQAIFNALLATINAGEEVIVPVPWWVSYPQIVRFAGGKAVPLITHARDNFRFDAADFEALITPSTRWLLLNSPGNPTGAVYPAAMLQAIGAVLRRHPQVMVLSDDIYAPLNYTDAPHATLATLCPDLADRICTVSGVSKSHAMTGFRIGVATGPQWLIDGMVRLQSNSTGNPCSISQAAAAAAFEGPQDFLADWRERFRTRRDKVVAAINAVPGLSTPTPDGAFYCYIDAAPLMERFGDDGQLALHLLDHGVAVVAASAFGGKDGFRISFAADDAVLDEALARIAGALA
- the pabB gene encoding aminodeoxychorismate synthase component I, which gives rise to MSAPRPFVLLDDARAQRASDARLFTDPRALFIARRPAEVAPVLAAADAALTERGGALAGYVAYEAGLALEPRLAERAARRTGADGPLVWLGLFDSYETIPAGQMPQWLAARAQGDPPPAIGPLDPQVSPGAYASMFDTLRAAIEAGDIYQANLTFPLAGGYRGDPLALYATIRPVAAAGYGGVVFDGSHWLLSFSPELFVSLRDASAKAKPMKGTRPRGRDTAQDESHREELARSVKDRAENLMIVDLMRNDLSRVCEPGSVRVEAPFTVETYPTVHQMVSTINATLQPGKGAMDVVRALFPCGSITGAPKIRAMELIDAVESRPRGPYCGAIGWIERPVTGDAAEGPSRAAFNVAIRTLRLSPGENGTGRAVLGVGSAVVADSQCLPEWRECLIKGDFVRQSAAAACDLIETMRFDPEQGIALLELHLERIKQSAATLGFAFDRHAARNQIHATCFELEHPARIRLMLARSGATALEAGPLPAPLGEPVRCALLPLPLDPADTRLRHKTSDRALYDLALTTARGAGAAEALFLRDDGLLTEGSFTTIFVPGDDGVLRTPPAALGLLPGVLRRSLIEAGQAREADLTLDDLADGFLIGNALRGLMKAELLS